The following proteins are co-located in the Sulfurovum sp. TSL6 genome:
- a CDS encoding cytochrome-c peroxidase, producing MNVSKIIAASLVASSVLFAGSLAEKAKSMGLQAIPTDKTELTKLIDPNTTITPERVELGKKLYFEPRLSKSGLISCNTCHNLALGGADGAPAAIGHMWVANPHHLNSPTVYNAVFFESQFWDGRSPHLEDQAQGPMQAAPEMASPASLVVERINSIPEYVEEFKKAYGNDVKVDFPTITSTIGIFERTLVTPSRYDDFLNGKENALNDAEKEGLKVFMDQGCTSCHSGVALGGKMMPFPMVKPYKFANVGDFKGDKNGMVKVPTLRNITETAPYFHNGQIWSLAEAVKEMGRTQLGKDISDADAAKIVTFLKALKGTKPEIVYPQLPESTATTPKPEFN from the coding sequence ATGAACGTGTCTAAAATCATTGCTGCCTCACTGGTAGCATCATCCGTATTGTTTGCCGGATCATTAGCTGAAAAAGCAAAATCAATGGGGCTTCAAGCGATCCCTACAGATAAAACTGAGCTTACTAAACTTATAGACCCAAATACTACGATCACACCTGAGAGAGTGGAACTGGGTAAAAAGCTTTACTTTGAACCAAGACTTTCAAAAAGTGGTCTTATCTCCTGTAATACTTGTCACAACCTTGCACTTGGAGGAGCAGATGGTGCTCCAGCAGCCATAGGTCACATGTGGGTAGCAAATCCGCACCACCTTAACTCTCCGACCGTTTACAATGCAGTATTCTTTGAGTCTCAGTTCTGGGATGGTAGAAGTCCACACCTTGAAGATCAGGCACAGGGACCTATGCAAGCTGCACCTGAGATGGCCTCACCGGCTTCACTCGTTGTAGAGAGAATCAACTCTATTCCTGAGTATGTAGAAGAGTTTAAAAAAGCATACGGTAATGATGTCAAAGTTGATTTCCCAACGATCACATCTACGATCGGTATCTTTGAGAGAACACTCGTCACACCTTCACGATATGATGACTTCCTTAACGGTAAAGAAAATGCATTGAACGATGCAGAAAAAGAGGGTCTTAAAGTATTTATGGATCAAGGCTGTACATCATGCCATAGCGGTGTAGCACTAGGTGGAAAAATGATGCCTTTCCCAATGGTAAAACCATATAAATTTGCCAATGTAGGTGACTTCAAAGGTGATAAGAACGGTATGGTAAAAGTACCAACACTTAGAAATATTACTGAAACGGCACCATACTTCCATAATGGACAGATCTGGAGTCTTGCTGAAGCGGTTAAAGAGATGGGACGTACACAGTTAGGTAAAGATATCTCTGATGCAGATGCAGCAAAGATCGTTACATTCTTAAAAGCGCTGAAAGGTACAAAACCTGAGATCGTTTATCCACAGCTTCCAGAAAGTACTGCCACTACACCAAAACCTGAGTTTAACTAA
- the ftsH gene encoding ATP-dependent zinc metalloprotease FtsH, producing the protein MQKEPIEENRPNPFPNIWVVLIIMILGFQLFNYMFLQKQSQTIPYNQFKSKIEQNIIKEVRIDGDQIVATLKGGLGEKSTYLRTTLPPFDDETFLELLEKNQVEMHVKSQKESGFWLSFFMLLPLFVFLAFIFYSSRRIKEQIGGMGGGGVFDFMKSTAKKYEKQKISITFDDVAGVENAKIELYEVVDFLKNPEKYEKIGAKIPRGILLMGAPGTGKTLLAKAIAGEAEVPFFSISGSEFVEMFVGVGASRVRDLFKNAKKEAPAIIFIDEIDSVGRARGAGVGGGHDEKEQTLNQILAEMDGFESEEQVVVIAATNRPDVLDYALLRPGRFDRKITLTLPDVKAREKILNIHIRKVQIDSSVDLEKIAKISIGFSGADLANLVNEAAMHAAREGQRHVTQDDFMYARDRIIMGVEQEFVLDEKDKKRVAIHESGHVLAALLLEHADPIEKVSIIPRGQALGMTEQLPLKDIKNFPKDYLLDKIGVMLGGRAAEKTLLGDLSSGAANDLKEATSLATHMVSQWGMSELLGPVYYQKGEEHVFLGREMAMPKDFSEATAKLIDDEVRKIITEKEEEVMNLFSKHKKEITALSDRLAEKELLYADEIRNLVNL; encoded by the coding sequence ATGCAAAAAGAACCAATAGAAGAGAATAGACCCAATCCTTTTCCTAATATATGGGTAGTACTCATTATCATGATACTGGGATTTCAACTCTTTAATTATATGTTTCTGCAAAAACAGAGTCAAACCATTCCCTACAATCAATTTAAAAGCAAAATTGAACAAAATATTATCAAAGAGGTTCGTATTGATGGGGACCAGATTGTAGCTACTCTCAAAGGTGGCTTAGGTGAAAAATCGACTTACCTAAGAACAACGCTTCCTCCTTTTGATGATGAAACATTCTTAGAACTTTTGGAAAAGAACCAGGTTGAGATGCATGTTAAGTCACAAAAAGAATCTGGCTTTTGGCTTTCTTTTTTCATGCTACTGCCCCTTTTTGTTTTCTTAGCATTTATATTTTATAGTTCACGACGCATTAAAGAACAGATAGGCGGCATGGGTGGTGGTGGGGTCTTTGACTTTATGAAATCTACTGCCAAAAAATATGAGAAACAAAAAATATCTATTACCTTTGATGATGTAGCAGGTGTAGAAAATGCAAAGATAGAACTCTATGAAGTCGTGGATTTTCTTAAAAATCCTGAAAAGTATGAAAAGATAGGTGCTAAGATACCCAGAGGTATTTTACTGATGGGAGCACCGGGTACAGGTAAAACCCTTTTGGCAAAAGCTATAGCCGGGGAAGCTGAAGTACCTTTCTTTTCCATCAGCGGATCTGAGTTTGTCGAAATGTTCGTTGGTGTAGGAGCCTCCAGGGTACGTGACCTATTTAAAAATGCCAAAAAAGAAGCTCCTGCGATCATTTTCATTGATGAAATAGACTCTGTAGGACGTGCCAGAGGTGCAGGTGTAGGTGGGGGTCATGATGAAAAAGAACAGACACTCAACCAGATTTTAGCAGAGATGGATGGCTTTGAGTCAGAAGAGCAAGTAGTGGTCATCGCTGCGACTAACCGTCCCGATGTTCTGGATTATGCCCTGTTAAGGCCAGGCAGGTTTGACCGTAAAATAACACTCACTTTACCAGATGTAAAAGCACGAGAAAAAATACTGAACATCCACATACGCAAAGTGCAGATAGACAGCTCCGTAGATCTGGAAAAGATAGCCAAGATCTCCATCGGTTTCTCTGGTGCAGACCTGGCCAATCTTGTCAATGAAGCAGCCATGCATGCAGCCAGAGAAGGGCAGAGACATGTGACACAAGATGACTTTATGTATGCGCGTGACCGTATTATTATGGGTGTGGAACAAGAGTTCGTTCTGGATGAAAAAGATAAAAAAAGAGTAGCCATCCATGAGAGTGGTCATGTTTTAGCAGCACTCTTGCTCGAACATGCAGACCCCATAGAAAAGGTGAGTATCATACCAAGAGGACAGGCGCTGGGAATGACAGAACAGCTACCATTGAAAGATATCAAAAATTTTCCTAAAGACTATCTTCTAGACAAGATAGGGGTCATGCTAGGAGGAAGGGCTGCTGAAAAAACGTTGCTTGGTGACCTCTCTTCAGGTGCAGCCAATGATCTCAAAGAAGCAACCAGTCTTGCAACCCATATGGTCAGCCAATGGGGTATGAGTGAACTGCTTGGGCCGGTTTACTACCAAAAAGGCGAAGAGCATGTTTTCTTGGGGCGTGAAATGGCTATGCCAAAGGACTTCAGTGAGGCGACTGCCAAACTCATAGATGACGAAGTTCGTAAGATCATTACAGAAAAAGAAGAAGAGGTAATGAACCTCTTCTCAAAACACAAGAAGGAGATCACTGCGCTTTCAGACAGATTAGCAGAAAAAGAGCTGCTATATGCTGATGAGATAAGAAACCTGGTAAATCTTTAG